The following nucleotide sequence is from uncultured Roseateles sp..
GCCGCGCGAACGCGGATGCGGCAGATGCACGGGCTCGTCGAGGCTGATGCGTTGGTTTTCGATCAGCAGCACGCGATCGGCCAGGGCCACGGCCTCGGCCACGTCGTGCGTCACCAGCAGGGCAGTGAAGCGGTGGCGGCGCCACAGCTGCTCGATCAGGCGCTGCATCTCGATGCGGGTCAGCGCGTCCAGCGCGCCCAGCGGCTCGTCCAGCAGCAGCAGCCGCGGCGCATGGACCAGCGCACGCGCCAGGGCGACACGCTGGCGCTGACCGCCGGACAGCACGGCCGGCCAGTCGTGGGCGCGGTCTTCCAGGCCCACCTGGGCCAGAGCCTCGCGGGCGCGGTCCTTGGCGTCCGGGCCGGCCAGGCCCAGCGCGATATTGTCGAGCACGCGCTTCCAGGGCAGGAGGCGGGCGTCCTGGAACATGAAGCGGGTGGTGCTGCGCACATCGCTGTCCGCCACGCCATCGAGCCTGATCTGGCCGGCATCGCTGGCATCCAGCCCGGCGATCAGCCGCAGCAGGGTGCTCTTGCCGCAGCCGCTGCGGCCGACGATGGCCACGAACTCGCCCGGCGCCACGCTCAGGTCCAGCGCCTGGAGCACGCTGCGGC
It contains:
- a CDS encoding ATP-binding cassette domain-containing protein, which gives rise to MHTTELDVLNLGASAPVPRALRVERPAVVARTSLPPAGVALQIEGLGKAFAGRSVLQALDLSVAPGEFVAIVGRSGCGKSTLLRLIAGLDASDAGQIRLDGVADSDVRSTTRFMFQDARLLPWKRVLDNIALGLAGPDAKDRAREALAQVGLEDRAHDWPAVLSGGQRQRVALARALVHAPRLLLLDEPLGALDALTRIEMQRLIEQLWRRHRFTALLVTHDVAEAVALADRVLLIENQRISLDEPVHLPHPRSRGQAAFAALEERILDRVLQQPVREVAVAEALPAAHALRWAV